Proteins encoded together in one Oceanobacillus iheyensis HTE831 window:
- the coxB gene encoding cytochrome c oxidase subunit II produces the protein MKGWMGKSKVFFLISAMALLMAGCGRENLTALDPKGYGADRAMDLILLTTFIMIGVFIIVMAIYVITLVRFRKKKGQEDYIPEQVEGNHKLEVIWTVIPIILVLVIAVPTVLGTFDLADDSNADEHVNIEVTGNQYWWHFNYAGEEVVTSQDLYIPTGERVYLNMLSSDVTHSFWIPSISGKMDVNPENVNTMYIEAHEEGVYWGKCAELCGPSHSLMDFKVIAVSPEEYEQWVADMQSVDPEEVPEDSVAQEGQELFEANNCMNCHAIGSSPAAIGPNLTNFGDRSTIAGILEPTKEHLVEWLTDPESVKPGNKMTDQYPALSEDEAESIAEYLLQLQPSEITPESAGN, from the coding sequence ATGAAAGGTTGGATGGGAAAATCGAAAGTTTTCTTCCTGATCTCAGCCATGGCTTTGCTAATGGCTGGGTGTGGAAGAGAAAATCTAACTGCACTTGATCCGAAAGGATATGGGGCAGATCGTGCAATGGATTTAATCTTGCTAACAACTTTTATCATGATTGGCGTTTTTATTATCGTAATGGCAATTTATGTCATTACACTAGTACGTTTCCGTAAGAAGAAAGGCCAGGAAGATTATATTCCTGAACAAGTAGAAGGAAACCACAAGCTAGAAGTAATTTGGACTGTTATCCCAATCATATTAGTATTAGTTATTGCAGTTCCTACAGTACTGGGAACGTTTGATTTAGCAGATGATTCTAATGCGGATGAACATGTCAATATTGAAGTAACAGGAAATCAATATTGGTGGCATTTTAACTATGCAGGAGAAGAAGTAGTGACAAGTCAGGACTTATACATTCCTACTGGAGAGCGTGTGTATTTAAACATGTTATCCTCTGATGTTACGCATTCCTTCTGGATTCCATCTATCTCTGGAAAAATGGATGTTAACCCTGAAAACGTAAACACCATGTATATTGAGGCACATGAAGAGGGTGTTTATTGGGGTAAATGTGCAGAGCTTTGTGGCCCTTCCCACTCTTTAATGGACTTTAAGGTAATTGCAGTAAGTCCGGAAGAGTATGAGCAATGGGTAGCGGATATGCAAAGTGTAGATCCAGAGGAAGTACCTGAGGATTCTGTAGCTCAAGAAGGTCAAGAACTTTTTGAAGCCAATAATTGCATGAATTGTCATGCTATTGGTTCCTCCCCAGCGGCGATAGGACCTAACTTAACAAACTTTGGAGATCGTTCAACAATTGCAGGTATTTTAGAACCCACAAAAGAACATCTTGTTGAATGGTTAACAGATCCTGAATCCGTCAAACCTGGGAATAAAATGACCGATCAATATCCGGCTCTGAGTGAAGACGAAGCCGAAAGCATTGCAGAATACTTATTACAATTACAGCCTTCAGAAATTACTCCTGAAAGTGCTGGCAATTAA
- the ctaD gene encoding cytochrome c oxidase subunit I: MSVNSAHKSGFGATLWDWLTTVDHKKIGILYLAAGAFFFLLGGLEALIIRIQLISPQNDFISAGLYNEMITMHGTTMIFFAATPLLFGLMNYIMPLQIGARDVAFPFLNSLGFWLFFFGGIMLNLSWFTGAPDAGWTNYAPLSLQSPGHGVDFYVMGLQLSGAGTLMSGINFIVTIVLMRAPGMTYMRMPLFTWTTFVTSILVLFAFPALTVGLFLMMFDRMFGTAFFDVALGGNSIIWQHLFWIFGHPEVYILILPAFGVFSEILPTFSKKRLFGYTAMVFATFLIAFLGFMVWAHHMFTVGLGPVANSIFAVATMAIAVPTGIKIFNWLFTLWGGSITINSAMLWTLAFIPSFTIGGMTGVMLASSVADYQYHDSYFVVGHFHYVIVGGVVFALLAAMHYWWPKMFGRYLHEGMGKLAFWTFFIGFHLTFFIQHFLGLMGMPRRYWVFLEDQGLDAGNLISTIGAFFMTFGVLVFVINIFYTWKKGEKAPGDAWGTGRTLEWATASPPIHFNFKQMPLVRGLDPLWIEKMEGNNKMTPAEPMDEIHMPNGSILPLIMTIGFFIASYGFIYQVDHKAWLIAVYVGMAIGMGCMLIRSLRDDHGYHISKEEVEREGD; encoded by the coding sequence TTGAGTGTTAACAGTGCTCACAAGAGTGGTTTTGGTGCTACTTTATGGGATTGGCTAACTACCGTTGATCATAAAAAAATCGGTATTTTGTATCTCGCAGCAGGTGCATTTTTCTTCCTGCTAGGTGGACTAGAAGCACTTATCATACGAATTCAGTTAATTTCACCACAAAATGATTTCATTAGTGCTGGATTGTATAATGAAATGATTACCATGCATGGTACAACCATGATATTCTTTGCGGCAACGCCGTTACTCTTTGGATTAATGAACTATATTATGCCATTACAAATTGGGGCACGTGATGTAGCGTTCCCATTCTTGAACTCTTTAGGTTTTTGGCTATTCTTCTTCGGAGGAATAATGTTGAATTTAAGTTGGTTTACTGGTGCTCCAGATGCCGGTTGGACAAACTATGCTCCACTTTCCTTACAATCACCTGGGCATGGGGTGGATTTCTATGTAATGGGATTACAGTTATCTGGTGCTGGGACGTTAATGAGTGGTATTAACTTCATCGTTACGATCGTACTTATGCGTGCGCCAGGAATGACATATATGCGAATGCCACTATTTACTTGGACGACATTTGTAACAAGTATCTTAGTATTATTTGCATTTCCAGCTTTAACAGTTGGACTATTCTTAATGATGTTTGATCGTATGTTCGGTACAGCATTCTTTGATGTTGCACTAGGTGGTAACTCCATTATCTGGCAACATTTATTCTGGATTTTTGGACACCCTGAGGTATATATCTTAATACTACCTGCATTTGGTGTGTTTAGTGAAATATTACCTACATTTTCAAAGAAGCGTTTATTTGGATATACGGCAATGGTATTTGCTACATTCTTAATCGCTTTCTTAGGATTTATGGTTTGGGCTCACCATATGTTTACGGTAGGACTTGGCCCCGTTGCTAACTCTATATTTGCAGTTGCAACAATGGCGATTGCTGTTCCAACTGGTATTAAGATATTTAACTGGCTGTTCACGCTATGGGGTGGAAGTATTACAATCAATTCCGCTATGTTATGGACACTTGCGTTCATACCATCATTTACAATTGGTGGAATGACTGGTGTAATGCTTGCTTCTTCAGTAGCTGACTATCAATACCACGATAGTTACTTCGTAGTTGGTCATTTCCACTATGTTATTGTTGGTGGTGTAGTATTTGCTTTACTTGCTGCAATGCATTATTGGTGGCCAAAGATGTTCGGACGCTATCTACATGAAGGCATGGGTAAATTAGCATTCTGGACATTCTTTATAGGATTCCATTTAACATTCTTTATTCAGCATTTCTTAGGTTTAATGGGTATGCCACGTCGTTATTGGGTATTCTTAGAAGACCAAGGTTTGGATGCAGGAAACTTAATAAGTACTATTGGTGCTTTCTTTATGACATTTGGGGTATTAGTATTTGTTATAAATATTTTCTACACGTGGAAGAAGGGTGAAAAAGCTCCTGGTGATGCTTGGGGTACTGGTAGAACTCTGGAATGGGCAACTGCTTCACCACCTATCCACTTCAATTTTAAACAAATGCCACTTGTTCGTGGTTTAGATCCACTTTGGATTGAGAAGATGGAAGGGAATAATAAAATGACTCCGGCTGAGCCAATGGATGAAATTCATATGCCAAACGGATCTATTCTCCCACTTATTATGACAATCGGCTTCTTTATTGCATCCTATGGATTTATATATCAAGTTGACCATAAAGCTTGGTTAATTGCGGTATATGTAGGAATGGCAATTGGTATGGGTTGTATGTTAATTCGTTCTTTAAGAGACGATCACGGTTATCATATCTCTAAAGAAGAAGTAGAAAGGGAGGGTGATTGA
- a CDS encoding cytochrome (ubi)quinol oxidase subunit III: MSHHDHSIDPKNLTQDPSKATMEGKHKFLGLWIFLGGETVLFACLFGTYLALKDSTAGGPSTHDLYGLELVFLMTVLLLTSSLTSVYAIYHMKNNDFKKMQLWMGITAALGLAFLGFEIYEFAHYIHDYGFTFRSSAFGSAFYALVGFHGGHVVFGLSWIITLMVRNAKRGLNLYNAPKYNTFALYWHFIDVVWVFIFTVVYLMGMVS, translated from the coding sequence ATGAGTCATCATGATCATTCCATTGACCCGAAGAATCTAACACAAGACCCTTCAAAAGCAACGATGGAAGGAAAGCATAAGTTTCTTGGTTTGTGGATATTCTTAGGTGGAGAGACCGTCTTATTTGCTTGTTTATTCGGAACTTATCTTGCATTAAAAGACTCTACTGCTGGTGGTCCATCAACGCATGATTTATATGGTCTAGAGTTGGTCTTTTTAATGACAGTATTACTATTAACAAGCTCCTTAACAAGTGTATATGCTATATACCATATGAAAAATAACGACTTTAAGAAGATGCAATTATGGATGGGTATTACAGCGGCTTTAGGTCTTGCTTTCTTAGGATTTGAGATTTATGAGTTTGCCCACTATATTCATGATTATGGATTTACATTCCGTTCTTCTGCATTTGGATCCGCGTTTTACGCGCTTGTCGGATTTCACGGAGGCCACGTAGTATTCGGTTTGTCTTGGATTATTACATTAATGGTCCGAAATGCAAAACGAGGATTGAATCTGTATAATGCACCTAAATATAATACATTTGCATTATACTGGCACTTTATAGACGTTGTTTGGGTATTTATTTTTACAGTTGTTTATTTAATGGGGATGGTGAGTTAA
- the ctaF gene encoding cytochrome c oxidase subunit IVB encodes MTDNMSTRKINSFQKAKNKEEMKKQIVTFALMIFFTLIAFFAVMLEIDKMFVIPLLLILAVVQIAFQFFYFMHMKDKGHEVPSQIIYGGIFVTMLVILTFTVITWW; translated from the coding sequence ATGACGGATAATATGAGTACCAGAAAAATTAATTCGTTCCAAAAAGCTAAAAATAAAGAAGAAATGAAAAAACAAATTGTTACGTTTGCTTTGATGATTTTCTTTACCTTAATTGCTTTTTTTGCAGTAATGTTGGAAATCGACAAGATGTTTGTAATTCCACTACTTCTCATATTGGCAGTGGTACAAATAGCATTTCAATTCTTTTATTTTATGCATATGAAAGATAAGGGACATGAAGTTCCATCACAAATTATTTACGGTGGAATATTTGTTACAATGTTAGTTATACTAACTTTCACCGTAATAACTTGGTGGTAA
- the ctaG gene encoding cytochrome c oxidase assembly factor CtaG: MWLDIQIFGFRALWSPYFLIFVILLGTAYYLITGPLRREFGDNDKPTAKQQSMFYIALLLLYFVKGAPIDLLSHITLTAHMIQMAIYLLVFPMLMIKGIPAWIWEKLMATPFVGAVLKFLTKPLISLLLFNGLFSIYHIPAVFNFAKSAPMIHTGISIVLLIAAFIVWIPLLAPIKELDKLQPLLKIGYIFANSVLITPACVLIIFASEPLYATYSQGGAWLQALSLCVPQDVLQGLAPQLSGPETFISLSTVYDQQLGGIIMKIMQEITYGILLGSIIFSWFKGESNTIDPLPSSSKT; encoded by the coding sequence ATGTGGTTAGATATTCAGATTTTTGGTTTTCGTGCACTGTGGAGTCCATACTTTTTAATATTTGTTATATTACTTGGTACTGCTTATTATCTCATTACAGGTCCATTGCGAAGGGAATTTGGAGACAATGATAAACCAACTGCAAAACAACAATCTATGTTTTATATCGCATTATTGTTACTGTATTTTGTAAAAGGTGCTCCTATTGACTTGCTTTCACATATAACCTTAACTGCTCATATGATCCAGATGGCTATTTATTTACTTGTCTTTCCGATGCTTATGATTAAAGGTATTCCTGCGTGGATTTGGGAAAAGTTGATGGCTACACCATTTGTTGGGGCTGTTTTGAAGTTTCTAACAAAGCCATTAATTTCACTATTATTATTTAACGGGTTATTTTCCATATATCACATTCCAGCAGTTTTTAACTTTGCAAAGTCAGCTCCTATGATACATACAGGTATTTCAATTGTTTTATTAATTGCGGCTTTTATCGTCTGGATACCGTTATTAGCCCCAATTAAAGAATTGGACAAGCTTCAGCCATTGCTGAAAATTGGTTATATTTTTGCTAATAGTGTTTTGATTACCCCAGCATGCGTATTGATAATTTTTGCATCTGAACCACTTTATGCAACGTACTCGCAAGGGGGAGCATGGTTACAAGCATTAAGTCTATGCGTACCACAAGATGTTTTACAAGGTCTAGCTCCTCAATTGTCAGGACCAGAAACTTTTATTTCATTAAGTACAGTATATGACCAGCAATTAGGTGGTATTATTATGAAAATTATGCAAGAAATTACGTATGGTATTTTATTAGGATCGATTATATTTTCATGGTTTAAAGGGGAGAGTAATACCATTGATCCTTTGCCATCATCGTCTAAAACGTAA
- a CDS encoding DUF420 domain-containing protein has product MPLLPTISTFFIIVSAVLVAIGWILIVKGKASAHKKVMLAAAISALIFFIIYVSRTVFIGNTSFGGPDEVKTYFTIFLVFHIILATTGAVFGIVTLILALKRNIKKHQKIGPVTSIIWFFTAITGVMVYIFLYVMYDPGQTTSMIKAIFGF; this is encoded by the coding sequence ATGCCGTTATTACCAACGATTAGTACATTTTTTATTATAGTTAGTGCTGTTCTAGTTGCAATAGGTTGGATACTTATTGTTAAAGGAAAAGCTAGTGCACACAAAAAAGTAATGTTAGCCGCAGCAATAAGTGCTTTAATATTTTTTATCATATATGTATCAAGAACCGTCTTCATTGGCAACACAAGTTTTGGAGGGCCAGATGAAGTAAAAACATATTTTACTATTTTTCTTGTTTTTCACATAATATTAGCAACAACTGGAGCTGTGTTTGGGATAGTTACTTTAATCTTAGCTTTAAAGCGGAATATAAAAAAACACCAAAAGATTGGTCCAGTTACAAGTATTATATGGTTCTTTACTGCTATTACAGGAGTAATGGTGTATATATTCCTATACGTGATGTATGATCCAGGACAAACTACAAGTATGATAAAAGCTATATTTGGATTTTAA
- a CDS encoding ISL3 family transposase, whose amino-acid sequence MQLNSNITLPGLEEGNILDTEVREGIYYIRWELERTSHRCPQCGEWTNKVHDYRTQKVRHPSIFGRQTIIFYRKRRYKCVFCGKRFFERNPLVKRYKRQSIEFNQVLSLELVHGKSFRDVATRFHTSPTTIMRRFDEITASKMKETQALPKVIAIDEYKGDAGNEKYQTVIADPINRKPLEILKDRKKDTLVDYLRMHGEKVEFVVMDMSPSFKAAVDKALGHPIVIADRFHFTRYIYWALERVRIRVQREFHDYDRKKCKRMRHVFYKKQSKLTKKQQWYLDRYLHMSPDLKRAHELKEAYIVWFQLAKANGPTALKNTKKYLYQFYELVQNAGLPEFLKAKETFHNWQKEIMNSFAFDLHNGYIEGINNQTKVIKRNAFGFRRFDRFRARILLHHQYKKKVV is encoded by the coding sequence GTGCAATTGAATTCTAACATAACATTACCTGGGTTGGAAGAAGGAAATATATTAGATACAGAAGTACGAGAAGGTATTTATTACATTAGGTGGGAGTTAGAGAGAACCTCTCATCGTTGTCCACAGTGTGGAGAGTGGACAAACAAGGTACATGATTATCGTACGCAGAAAGTCCGTCATCCTAGCATATTCGGAAGGCAAACGATTATTTTTTACCGAAAGAGAAGATATAAATGCGTTTTCTGCGGAAAGCGATTTTTTGAAAGAAACCCTTTAGTCAAACGTTATAAAAGACAATCCATTGAGTTTAATCAAGTATTGTCATTAGAGCTTGTTCATGGAAAAAGCTTTCGAGACGTGGCGACACGTTTTCATACATCGCCAACTACCATTATGCGTCGATTTGATGAGATTACTGCATCGAAGATGAAGGAAACACAAGCATTGCCTAAAGTGATAGCGATTGATGAGTATAAAGGGGATGCAGGGAACGAGAAGTATCAAACGGTTATAGCTGATCCGATTAATAGAAAACCTTTAGAGATTTTAAAAGATCGTAAAAAAGATACATTAGTGGATTATCTAAGGATGCATGGTGAGAAGGTAGAATTTGTAGTCATGGACATGAGTCCATCCTTTAAAGCAGCTGTTGATAAGGCATTAGGGCACCCCATTGTTATCGCCGATCGTTTTCATTTTACACGATATATATATTGGGCTTTAGAAAGAGTGAGAATTCGTGTACAGAGAGAGTTTCATGATTATGATCGGAAGAAGTGTAAACGTATGCGACATGTGTTTTATAAAAAGCAATCGAAGTTAACGAAAAAGCAACAATGGTATTTAGATCGCTATTTACACATGTCACCAGATTTAAAACGCGCCCATGAGTTAAAAGAAGCGTATATTGTCTGGTTTCAACTAGCCAAGGCCAACGGCCCTACTGCTTTAAAAAATACTAAAAAGTATCTCTATCAGTTTTATGAACTTGTGCAAAATGCAGGGCTGCCGGAATTCCTAAAAGCAAAAGAAACCTTTCATAATTGGCAAAAAGAAATTATGAATAGTTTTGCCTTTGATTTACATAATGGTTATATCGAAGGAATCAACAATCAAACAAAGGTTATAAAACGAAATGCATTTGGATTTAGGCGATTCGATCGCTTTCGAGCAAGAATACTATTACATCATCAATATAAAAAGAAAGTGGTTTAA
- a CDS encoding YugN family protein, with the protein MKLENTGIENTVIDIQSLDHITAKHAFIRAGQWDYERATYDYKIGSNEKNVTYYIRIMAHSKEGDVDKRSAVVTLLPPLVGKHYYPHGVEYGDGEDFPESIVERANTLLKKVSDELQYYKK; encoded by the coding sequence ATGAAACTAGAAAACACTGGTATCGAAAATACGGTCATAGATATTCAATCTTTGGACCATATTACCGCAAAACATGCATTTATTCGTGCTGGTCAGTGGGACTATGAGCGCGCAACGTATGATTACAAAATTGGTTCGAATGAAAAGAATGTTACATATTACATTCGTATTATGGCTCACTCTAAAGAGGGCGATGTTGATAAAAGAAGTGCAGTAGTCACACTTCTACCTCCATTAGTCGGAAAACATTATTATCCTCATGGAGTAGAGTATGGCGATGGTGAAGACTTCCCAGAATCCATTGTGGAAAGAGCGAACACCTTGTTGAAAAAAGTTTCTGATGAGCTTCAATACTACAAAAAATAA
- a CDS encoding CAP domain-containing protein, translating to MRVIRGFLAITILALVIFVVIEQIDNSPEEVITDVTNVVKEGSHVLQSKVQPEESPSVELEGDIYQWIGESEQKLKENLGDPNRVDKSAYGYEWLVYNSSESQYIQFGVEEGKIISVYATGDNLEIAPVQSGASYEAVNDTFNFSDEISYNDGLSSYTFRLTEDDKKKRPLVQVDDSVFVQFYFDTVTSSLSSVRILTANTLLLHRPYEIEYRGNLPEQPELTEEQWNTVQTGMEQQVFDISNVIRHVHEKSHLEWDEKVSKVAYDHSKDMYENNYFSHFSLNGDGLKERLEAGEVLYASAGENIAAQYPDAPSAMEGWLNSEGHREALLSEDYNHLGVGVYRFYYTQNFLGKAL from the coding sequence ATGAGAGTGATTCGTGGATTTTTAGCTATTACTATTTTAGCATTAGTCATTTTTGTTGTAATAGAACAAATTGATAACTCTCCAGAAGAAGTGATTACAGATGTGACCAATGTTGTAAAGGAAGGTAGTCATGTTCTCCAATCAAAAGTACAACCAGAAGAATCCCCATCCGTTGAATTGGAAGGAGATATTTATCAATGGATAGGAGAATCGGAACAAAAACTCAAAGAAAATTTGGGTGATCCGAATCGTGTTGACAAAAGTGCCTATGGCTATGAATGGCTAGTGTATAATAGCTCAGAAAGTCAATATATTCAATTTGGTGTTGAGGAAGGAAAAATCATCTCAGTTTATGCTACAGGAGATAATTTAGAAATAGCTCCTGTACAATCTGGTGCTTCATATGAGGCAGTGAACGATACGTTTAATTTTAGTGATGAAATTAGTTATAATGATGGGTTATCTTCATACACATTTCGATTAACGGAAGATGACAAGAAGAAGAGACCTTTAGTACAAGTTGACGATTCTGTGTTTGTGCAATTTTATTTTGATACTGTTACTTCATCTTTGTCTTCAGTTCGAATACTTACAGCTAATACTTTATTATTACATCGTCCATATGAAATAGAGTATCGAGGTAATCTACCAGAACAACCTGAATTAACAGAAGAGCAATGGAATACTGTACAAACAGGCATGGAGCAGCAAGTGTTTGATATATCAAATGTTATTCGGCATGTACATGAAAAAAGTCACTTAGAATGGGATGAAAAGGTAAGTAAAGTTGCATACGATCATAGTAAAGATATGTATGAAAATAATTATTTTTCTCATTTTAGCTTAAATGGAGATGGATTGAAAGAAAGGTTAGAAGCTGGTGAAGTACTCTATGCATCTGCGGGTGAAAATATCGCTGCACAATATCCAGATGCACCATCAGCAATGGAAGGGTGGCTAAATAGCGAGGGGCATCGTGAAGCTTTACTTAGTGAAGACTATAATCATTTAGGTGTAGGCGTCTATCGCTTTTACTATACACAAAACTTCTTAGGGAAAGCTTTGTAA
- a CDS encoding YlbD family protein, translated as MKEWLSEVIRMSNLDPSVQEFKEFVNKRPKIIKEIRKSGRSWQEYYEKWALLGEDDPYWNDFIESSTKSQTQNESNDNEYENQDKNDNEENDLVSQLMKYSQKIDVDKLQGQIDQLSKAVGSVQEMVAQFKSTGPKKSPKDPFHWIKD; from the coding sequence ATGAAAGAATGGTTGAGTGAGGTGATCAGAATGAGCAATCTCGATCCAAGTGTACAAGAGTTTAAAGAGTTTGTTAATAAACGTCCAAAGATTATAAAAGAAATTAGAAAGAGTGGTCGTTCTTGGCAAGAGTACTATGAAAAATGGGCTTTGTTAGGGGAGGATGATCCTTATTGGAACGACTTTATAGAATCATCTACGAAGAGTCAGACGCAGAACGAATCTAATGATAATGAATATGAAAATCAAGACAAGAATGATAATGAAGAAAACGATTTAGTTAGTCAATTAATGAAATATAGTCAAAAAATTGATGTAGATAAGTTACAAGGACAAATTGATCAATTAAGTAAAGCAGTCGGTAGTGTTCAAGAGATGGTAGCACAATTCAAAAGTACGGGTCCCAAAAAAAGTCCCAAAGATCCTTTCCACTGGATTAAAGACTAG
- a CDS encoding YlbE-like family protein: protein MDPSVQKYLKENPKLAEFIRYNPMWYRYLMRDPENIDKMKKEAKKFYGKTFPQQVNTISGQIQMARMLAEMAKAMKD from the coding sequence ATGGATCCATCTGTACAAAAGTATTTAAAAGAGAACCCTAAATTAGCAGAGTTTATTCGATATAATCCAATGTGGTATCGGTATTTAATGAGAGATCCAGAAAATATAGATAAAATGAAAAAAGAAGCAAAAAAATTTTATGGAAAAACATTTCCACAGCAAGTAAACACGATAAGTGGACAAATTCAAATGGCTCGGATGTTAGCTGAGATGGCAAAAGCGATGAAGGATTAA
- a CDS encoding YlbF family regulator, translated as MIATMEYVNILDESEKLGKMILQSDIMQDYQTTRSTMETDDEAQKLIREFSAMKEHYDDVQRFGRYHPDYYDIMKKVRSTKREMDMNDKVAAFKIAERNLQKLLDEISSFVANSVSEQVKAPREGAALSDSGCGCGSGGACGCAS; from the coding sequence ATGATAGCTACGATGGAGTATGTCAATATTTTGGATGAATCCGAGAAATTAGGAAAGATGATTTTACAATCGGATATCATGCAGGATTATCAAACTACTCGTTCCACCATGGAAACGGATGATGAGGCACAGAAGTTGATCAGAGAATTCTCTGCGATGAAAGAGCATTACGATGATGTGCAGCGTTTTGGAAGATATCATCCCGATTACTATGACATCATGAAAAAAGTACGATCAACAAAAAGGGAAATGGATATGAATGATAAAGTAGCTGCATTCAAAATTGCAGAAAGAAATCTGCAAAAACTTCTAGATGAAATAAGTAGTTTTGTTGCAAATAGTGTCAGCGAACAAGTGAAAGCTCCAAGAGAAGGTGCAGCACTGTCAGATAGTGGCTGTGGCTGTGGGAGCGGTGGAGCTTGTGGCTGTGCCTCCTAG
- a CDS encoding YlbG family protein, which yields MRVNRQGIIVWFQHMKNIKQLRKHGNVIYASKTKRYAVIYVNQDEMDDVELKIINYPFVSKVERSQKPFVRTDYENAKPDKAKQYDYKMGI from the coding sequence ATGAGAGTAAACAGACAAGGAATCATTGTCTGGTTTCAGCATATGAAAAACATAAAACAATTAAGAAAACACGGCAATGTTATTTATGCTTCTAAAACAAAGCGCTATGCTGTGATTTATGTGAATCAGGACGAAATGGATGATGTAGAATTAAAAATAATAAATTACCCTTTTGTATCTAAAGTGGAACGATCTCAAAAACCATTTGTCCGAACGGATTATGAAAATGCGAAACCAGATAAAGCAAAACAATATGATTATAAAATGGGAATATAG
- the rsmD gene encoding 16S rRNA (guanine(966)-N(2))-methyltransferase RsmD: MRVIAGIHKGRQLKPVPGHHTRPTTDKVKEAIFQVIGPFFSDGIVLDLFAGSGGLGIEALSRGMNQAIFVDKQQKAIHTIRENLKQLKLDDKAEVFRTDAFRAIKAAAKRELRFNLVLLDPPYGKVDYLELLNELVENRLLADNAIVYCEHEASEDLPHEYGPFQAIKQENYGGLINITIYQVNHEGA; this comes from the coding sequence ATGCGAGTAATTGCGGGAATACATAAAGGGAGACAATTAAAACCAGTACCTGGACATCATACGAGACCGACAACTGACAAAGTCAAAGAAGCTATCTTTCAAGTAATCGGCCCTTTTTTTTCTGATGGGATAGTATTGGACTTATTTGCTGGAAGTGGCGGGCTAGGGATAGAAGCGTTAAGTCGAGGAATGAATCAAGCTATTTTTGTTGATAAACAGCAAAAAGCCATCCATACTATTAGAGAAAATTTAAAGCAATTAAAGCTTGATGATAAAGCAGAGGTTTTTAGAACAGATGCTTTTCGAGCAATTAAAGCAGCTGCAAAAAGGGAATTGAGATTTAATCTTGTTTTACTAGATCCACCATATGGCAAGGTTGATTATCTGGAACTATTGAATGAACTTGTAGAAAATCGACTATTGGCGGATAATGCTATCGTTTATTGTGAACACGAAGCTTCTGAAGATCTTCCGCATGAATATGGTCCATTCCAAGCAATAAAACAAGAAAACTATGGCGGCCTAATTAATATCACTATTTATCAAGTTAATCATGAAGGAGCGTAA
- the coaD gene encoding pantetheine-phosphate adenylyltransferase has translation MGKLAICPGSFDPITNGHLDIIQRGANVFEEVIVTVFNNQSKSPLFSVTERIELLEDSIKHIPNVSVDSSSRLLMDYAREKKAHAVIRGLRAVSDFEYEMQITSMNRKLNEDIETLFMMTNNQYSFLSSSMVKEIAKYDGNISGLVPEPVEKALKAKFNYL, from the coding sequence ATGGGAAAGTTAGCAATATGTCCAGGAAGTTTTGATCCGATTACGAATGGACATCTAGATATTATACAAAGAGGAGCAAATGTATTTGAGGAAGTGATTGTAACCGTTTTTAATAATCAGTCAAAGTCTCCTTTATTTTCAGTTACAGAACGGATTGAATTATTAGAGGATTCAATTAAGCATATTCCGAATGTTTCAGTTGATTCATCTAGTCGCTTATTAATGGACTATGCTAGAGAGAAGAAAGCACATGCAGTTATTCGGGGATTAAGAGCAGTAAGCGATTTTGAATATGAAATGCAAATTACTTCTATGAACAGAAAATTAAATGAAGATATTGAAACCTTGTTTATGATGACTAACAATCAATATTCTTTTTTAAGTTCGAGTATGGTTAAAGAAATAGCTAAATATGATGGAAATATAAGTGGTTTAGTACCAGAACCAGTAGAAAAAGCATTAAAAGCAAAATTTAATTATTTATAA